TCAAACATCCTCTAAATTCCCCCATCAGGAAACCTGACGATGCAATTTTGAAGTCATTAACATAAAAAATTTTAACTCTAAGCGAAACCATTATGTTCAATGCCACTGAAATTTTAATTGATGCCTTTGTGAAGGAAATTCGTGAGGGCTACCGGCGCACATACGGCTGCTTAAAACATGATTATCAAGATATAATTGCTTGGGCTGGTAATATGGCCTTAGAAAATATTGCCAATAGCGATGCCCTATATCACAATGTGGAACACTCTGTTTTAGTTACTCTTGTGGGACAGGAAATTTTACGGGGTAAACACATCAGAGAAGGTGGTGTCTCTAGTGAAGACTGGCTGCATTTTATCATATCTTTGCTGTGTCATGATATAGGCTATGTTAAAGGAGTTTGCCGAGAAGACAAAGAAACCATAGGTTTATATGCCACAGGTCAAGATGGAAACATGATTTCTCTACATCCTGGGGCTTCTGATGCGGCTCTGACACCCTATCATGTTGATAGAGCTAAACTTTTTATTGATGAGCGTTTTGGTGGTGACACCTTAATTGATGCTGAAGCCATTAAACTAAATATTGAGTTAACTCGGTTTCCTGTACCTGTAGCCGAGGATCATCAAGATACCACTAGCTATGCGGGTTTAGTCCGTGCGGCTGATTTAATTGGACAATTAAGTGATCCCCGTTATTTAAGAAAAATTACTTCTTTATTCTACGAATTTGAAGAAACTGGAATGAATCAAGTTTTGGCGTACAAAACACCTGCCGATTTACGCAAAAACTACGCTAAGTTTTACTGGAATGGCGTTTATCCTTATATTAAAGATGGATTGCGTTATTTGTCTTTGACTCAACAAGGTAAGCAAATAATGGCTAATCTCTACTCGAATGTTTTTGTTGTAGAACACGAAAAGATCCAAGAAGAATTATATTTAGTGGAACAACCACATAGTTAAATTAGATATGAATCTTTACTTGCAAAGTGCTGTAAGTAATAACTATAACAAAGGACTTTTGAGAAAGGACAAATAATATGAATTGGTGGCAAAGACTTCAGAAAAATCCCTTGGCGCGATTTGGGGCAATTGTGCTGTTAATCTTCTATATAGCGGTAATTGCTGCCGATTTCGTGGCTCCTTATGATCCTATTGCATCACAGCCAAATGGTTCTCTGTTACCACCAACTCAAATTTATTGGTTTTCTCAATCAGAACCAGGGAAGTTTATTGGACCTCATGTATATCCTACCACCCAGGGAGATACTGATTTACAAACAGGCGATCGCAAACTGATTGTAGACTTGGAAAAGCCCACACCTCTACGTTTATTTGTCTCCGGCACTGAGTATCGACTATTACAGTTAAAGTTGCCATTACCGCCCAACTGGAAGGAAGTGACTATTTTCCCTGGTATTCCTTTAGATTGGCATTTATTTGGCACAACAGGTGAAGCCTATATTAATATTTTAGGTACTGACGACCAAGGGCGCGACCAATTCAGCCGTCTGGTGCATGGTGGTCGCATTAGTATGTTTATTGGCATTATCGGGGTGTTAATTACCTTTCCCCTGGGTTTAATCATTGGGGGAATTTCTGGCTATTTCGGCGGTTGGACTGATAGCGTAATTATGCGTTTTGCCGAAGTGCTAATGACATTCCCCGGAATTTATCTATTAGTTACTTTGGGTTCAGTCTTACCACCAGGCTTAACCAGTACCCAACGCTTTTTACTAATTGTCGTCATTACTTCCATAATTAGTTGGGCGGGGTTAGCGCGGGTAATTCGGGGACAGGTGCTATCGATAAAAGAGCGAGAATTTGTCCAAGCAGCCAGAGCAATGGGTGGTAAACCAATTTACATTATAATTCGTCATATTTTGCCGCAAACTGCCACCTATGTGATTATTTCCGCAACATTGGCTGTTCCCGGTTTTATTGGTGCGGAAGCTGTTTTAAGTCTCATTGGTTTGGGAATTCAACAACCTGATCCTTCTTGGGGAAATATGCTTTCTTTAGCTAGCAATGCTTCTATTGTAGTGCTGCAACCTTGGTTAATTTGGCCGCCTGCTGTGTTAATTATCCTGACTGTGCTGTCTTTTAATTTACTCGGTGACGGGCTGAGAGATGCTCTCGACCCCCGTAGTTTGGGAAGATAGGTTATTAGTCATTGGTTATTGGTTATTGGTCATTGGTCATTGGTTATTGGTCATTGGTCATTGGTCATTGGTCATTGGTCATTGGTCATTGGTCATTGGTCATTGGTCATTGGTCATTGGTCATTGGTCATTGGTTATTGGTCATTGGTCATTGGTCATTTGTCATTGGTCATTGGTCATTGGTCATTTGTCATTTGTCATTGCTGATAAAATATTTCTCACAAAAAATGTAGAGACGTTTCATGAAACGTCTCTACATGGGTGATTTTTGCTTATGCTGTTCTAAGGAGCTAAAGCGTTACCGCGAATCAGACTACCAAGAGTTTTGGCAGTAATTTTGAGTTGGGTGAAGGGGTTGGCGGGGACAACTGTTTTATACAGATAGCTATCAAATGTCAGCTTCTGCACATCCAGGTCATCGCACATTTCTACAAAGGCTTCGCGGGTAGCGTCGGAACGGTAGAACACTGTTTGCAAAATGTCAAGCACTTTGTAGGTGAGTCCGTATTTCTTATCCCAGCGCTTCAAGTAAACCTTGAGGTCTTTTTCTGTGGGAATAGTTGCACCACTGTTAGACATTTCCACAATGGTTTCAGCACACATCCGCCCAGACTTAGCTGCAAAGTAAATACCTTCACCAGAGGACTTGGTAACATAACCAGCCGCATCTCCTACTAAAGCTATCCGACCGACTACACGACGGGGACGGGGATGTTCAGGGATGGGGTGAGCTTCGACTTTGATAATTTTACCGCCGGCTAACTTTTCGGAAGCACGGGCGCGGATACCTGCTTGTAACTGTTTGATGCTGGCTTTATTGACTTGCATTGTGCCAGTACCGACGGCTACGTGGTCGTATTTGGGGAAAACCCAGGCGTAGAAGTCTGTGGAAACGTCATTACCGACATACATTTCGGCTAAGTCGTTATAGTAGTCCATTTTATCCTGGGGTAAGCGAATTCGCTCTTGGAAGGCGATCGCATAGTTATAATCCCCAGCATCCATTTCTTTAGCAATGCGGGAATTAGCCCCATCCGCCCCAATAATTAAATCTACTTTTAGGGTTTTAGTAATCCCCTGTGAACCACCTTCTGTATGGTCAACGTAGTGAATTGTATAAGGGCTAGTGTTATTTGTGGGTATATCAAGTTTATGAACAGTGGCGTTAATTAAATTTGCCCCTAATTTTGCCGCTCGGTCACGCAGGAAACCATCTAGCACTTCCCGGCGGCACATTCCTATATATTCGTCTTCTTTTACTATATTGATATTAACCTCACGATTGGAAGGTGAAATCATTTTCATCTTCCGCACACGGCGGTCAATAATTTCTGGTGGTAGGTCAAATTCATCCACCATACACAGGGGAATAGCACCCCCGCAGGGCTTGGCATTATCTAGCTTCCGCTCAAACAAGTAAGTTTCAATTCCTGCTTTCGCTAGCGTTTCCGCAGCAGATGAACCAGCAGGGCCTGACCCAACAACAGCAACCCGTAGTGTCAAAGGTCTTCTCCCAATAGTTGATAAAAACGTTTAACCCAAGCATCCTATCACGGACTTTTGCTGGATTTCGCGGACTTGCTTCAGATTTTGACTGAAATGCAATATTCCTTAATGTTTCGATACAAAAACGGGGATTGGGGAATCGGAAATCGGGACTTATCAATGGGAATCATCAGCTATTACCTAGCTTCTAGAAGAGGCAGGGGAGCAGGGAGCAAGGGAGCAAGGGAGAAGGATTTTTAATTCCCCAGCCAACAGGGATACAAGCCCCTGCATTTATAGCAAAAGTCAAAGGTCAAAAGTGAAAGACTCGCTGTGACTGGGTTTTAGGCTTTTGCCATGTCCTAACAACCTTAGCGGTTGCTATATGTATGCCAAACATAAAAATATTTATGATGTCTGATTCAAATTAACCTAAAGGAACTTATGTGTGATATATGTAAAGCACGGTAATCCTAGCAATAAGCCGTAGATTCAGTTGTAGAGGTGCAAAAAAGTAGTGGGCATAGTAGTTGAGAATGTATCTAAAAATTTCGGGAATTTTCAAGCCGTTGATCAGGTGAATCTGGAAATCAAAAGTGGTTCGCTGGTGGCTTTATTGGGGCCATCTGGATCTGGTAAATCCACTTTGCTGCGGTTAATTGCGGGCTTGGAAATGCCAGATAGCGGTAAAATCTTGCTGACTGGTAAGGATGCTACATATCAAAGTGTCCAAGAGCGAAATATTGGATTTGTATTTCAGCACTATGCCTTGTTTAAGCATCTGAATGTCCGACAGAATATTGGTTTTGGTTTAGAAATTCGCAAAGCACCGGCGAAAAAGATTAAGGGAAGGGTAGATCAGCTGCTAGAATTGGTGCAATTGAGTGGATTAGGCGATCGCTATCCATCACAACTTTCTGGTGGTCAAAGACAACGGGTAGCATTAGCTAGGGCGCTGGCTGTAGAACCGAACGTATTATTGCTAGATGAACCATTTGGCGCACTTGATGCCAAAGTCCGTAAAGATTTGCGGGCATGGTTACGCCGCCTCCATGATGAAGTTCATGTTACCACTGTTTTCGTCACCCACGATCAAGAAGAAGCGATGGAAGTTTCCGATGAAGTTGTGGTGATGAATAAAGGGCGTGTCGAACAGGTGGGAACACCAGCCGAAATTTACGATAATCCCGCGACGGCATTTGTCATGAGCTTCATTGGTCCGGTAAATGTTTTAACCAACACCTCAAAGATTTTCCAGAGCAGTGGCTTTGATTCGTCCCATAGCCAAGTATTTTTACGTCCCCAAGATGTGCTAATTGAAAGACAGCCTAATGGTACTACTGCACCAGCTACAGTCACGCGGTTGATACATTTGGGTTGGGAAATTCAGATAGAATTAACTTTGGATGATGGGCAAGTAGTAGCAGCGCATTTAACACGCGATCGCTTTAACGAATTACAATTAGAACCACAGGAACGGGTGTATGTGAAGCCCAAGGATGCGAGGTCTTTTCCCCTGTATTATTCCATTTGAGACTCTGTTGAATTGAATCAGTCCGATTTTTGCTTCAACGAATCCACTTAAACACCAGGTTTATTACCCTTCTTGCTTCAATCCAAGGGACTAAAGTACGAAAAACGCAACTGCGTTGCTGTTTATGGTGGGTTTTTCGGCATTTTTATGAAAAAATACCTGGAATACTCGCTATTTAGACATAAACTGCTCATTCTGAAATAAATTTTGGATGAAATTAATAGTGTCAATTTTGAAAGTTGTACATATAGTATTTTTATTCATTTCCTTGATGGTACTATTACTCCTATGTAAAGTGATCTATTTGCATAAGTCTCATAATAGGCTGAATTGAAAAAATACATAAGTACAATACAATGACCAAAAAAGCGGTTATTTATGCAATATGTGCCGAAAAATTGAAAAAAGCGTCAAAAATCAGAGAGGAAAGCCTTTCGCAGAGTGTTGACGTTCTAAATTAAGGTATGCAGCAAGAAAATAGTTGCACTTTTGGCAGGACTAAAGTAATAATTATCACGATGATATTAGTAGCCAGATAACGTCAGAAAATCGAAAACTTTTGTAAGTTAACGAAATAATCAGGCTTTAAGGCTATATTTTGAGTCTTTCGTAAAGGGAACATCTGTTCCCTTTGGTAGAGTCTAACTACAGAGCAGGAATCTAAACGCTGGTTATACTGGCATTTTAGTGGATTGGCGTTGAAGCCTGAAATCAATTACACAAAAGGTTTAGAGAAAACTTGGCGATTTACTGAAAGTGGTAGTACATGACAAAAAGTCATATGGGAAAACGCAAAAGCCAATGTCGGCAATATCTCAGGGTTTGTTTTTTATGTGTTAAAAGTAATAAGTGTGAGTATGTTTGACTACTGTTACCAATACGCGATTTTGTCGATGTTTCCAGGGATTCTCTGAGCTTTTGATTGATTACCCTTGCAATTCATGAAAACTTAATTGTTTGTAGAAAATAATTTCGCATGAAAACCTTTAAAACTCAAGAAAATGAATGTTAATGTTTACACTGTGATCATCGTGCCAGTATTTAATTTAAAAACCTTGTAATATTTACAACTGAAAGTTCAAATAAAAGAGGTAAAAAAAATGAAGATAATTTTTCACTTGGCTAGTGCATTCATTCTACAAGTCTTAGGGTTGGCAGCAATATCTTCTATTGCCATTGCACAGGAGACTATTTTTCCTCCGGAGCAAAAAACAACCCAGAGAATTTGCTCTTTAGATCCAGTAGCAGATTTATTACCGCCACTACCAGGTAAACAAAGTAATGCTTTACTTGCGTATCTTGCTGAGGAAGGTTTTATACAGAACGAAGAAGGTGCTTGGCTATGTTATGTGAACGACCCCAAAATACAGGACAGATATTATACCCTGTTTAAGGTAGAAGTGCAGGATGGAAAGCTGTTAGCAAGTTCTTTTCTAGAGAACGGCAATTTAATTGAGGGGCAAGAAAGTCGAAGCATTGACTTATTTATGACCCTTGTAGGGCATCATATGAGTACCAATCAAGAGAACCGTGAAAGTGTACGCAGATACTTGGAAACTTTCGTTTCCCTGGTGAAGGAACAGAAGATAGAAGCCTCCCGTCGTGGGTTTCTTTTTGACCAACCCAACCGGGCATTAGTTTTGTACCACACTCTCTCAAGTGGAGAACTGGAAGGAACAGCAATCACAATTAATATTCAATCACCGAATAACTTGAGTGCTGGAACTGTGAGGAGTGAAATACAACCATCTTTGAGAGAGAGGTTAAAACTTAATCGTTAAATGAGACAAACTTTTAAATTGCGATTGGTAAATGTTCTATGTGGTTTATTGGAGGTGTATCATGTTGAAGTCAAATTTTAAAAGCATTGCATTCTTATTTTCGACTTTGGCGGTAGTGCTGACGATGTGCGAGTCAGCTACTGCACAGTTACGCATTAACGAACGTGACTCTATCCCACGAGGACAAGAGTCAGAGTTTCTAGAGTTTCAGCGTCAGAATAATCAAAATCTCCGCCAGATTCGGATTATGCCTGATTGTAGCTTCGGTGAAGGTCTGGGCTGTAACAAAACTGGAACAGTCGTCGAACAGATCATCAATCAGTCTAGAGGTACTAACTACCAAGATATATTGATGCGAGCTGCTGGTGGAGAAGATAACTACCGTAAGTTTGCTGCCTTTTACGATAATAATCCTCAGCTACCGAAGGTTCCCTATGCCTCATTTTGGCGGAATGATGATCCCACGATTATGGACAGAGCTGAAAATGTTCTTGGGGAAACTATCAGTCGCAGTCCTTTACCAGGGCTAGGAAGTATCACCAATAACTTTGTCTGGTCTCCGTCAAGAGGTAGGGAGATTAGTCCTCGTGATGGATTACTAGACTTGAAATACGCTTACGGACGCGTTCTGTTTGAAGAAGTCGCCAAAATTCCCGACCTGAAACAGCAGATTAATTCCTTGGATTTGCCCCCAGATATACGCAAGT
The window above is part of the Nodularia spumigena CCY9414 genome. Proteins encoded here:
- a CDS encoding sulfate/molybdate ABC transporter ATP-binding protein is translated as MGIVVENVSKNFGNFQAVDQVNLEIKSGSLVALLGPSGSGKSTLLRLIAGLEMPDSGKILLTGKDATYQSVQERNIGFVFQHYALFKHLNVRQNIGFGLEIRKAPAKKIKGRVDQLLELVQLSGLGDRYPSQLSGGQRQRVALARALAVEPNVLLLDEPFGALDAKVRKDLRAWLRRLHDEVHVTTVFVTHDQEEAMEVSDEVVVMNKGRVEQVGTPAEIYDNPATAFVMSFIGPVNVLTNTSKIFQSSGFDSSHSQVFLRPQDVLIERQPNGTTAPATVTRLIHLGWEIQIELTLDDGQVVAAHLTRDRFNELQLEPQERVYVKPKDARSFPLYYSI
- a CDS encoding Npun_R2479 family HD domain-containing metalloprotein, with protein sequence MFNATEILIDAFVKEIREGYRRTYGCLKHDYQDIIAWAGNMALENIANSDALYHNVEHSVLVTLVGQEILRGKHIREGGVSSEDWLHFIISLLCHDIGYVKGVCREDKETIGLYATGQDGNMISLHPGASDAALTPYHVDRAKLFIDERFGGDTLIDAEAIKLNIELTRFPVPVAEDHQDTTSYAGLVRAADLIGQLSDPRYLRKITSLFYEFEETGMNQVLAYKTPADLRKNYAKFYWNGVYPYIKDGLRYLSLTQQGKQIMANLYSNVFVVEHEKIQEELYLVEQPHS
- a CDS encoding ABC transporter permease; the protein is MNWWQRLQKNPLARFGAIVLLIFYIAVIAADFVAPYDPIASQPNGSLLPPTQIYWFSQSEPGKFIGPHVYPTTQGDTDLQTGDRKLIVDLEKPTPLRLFVSGTEYRLLQLKLPLPPNWKEVTIFPGIPLDWHLFGTTGEAYINILGTDDQGRDQFSRLVHGGRISMFIGIIGVLITFPLGLIIGGISGYFGGWTDSVIMRFAEVLMTFPGIYLLVTLGSVLPPGLTSTQRFLLIVVITSIISWAGLARVIRGQVLSIKEREFVQAARAMGGKPIYIIIRHILPQTATYVIISATLAVPGFIGAEAVLSLIGLGIQQPDPSWGNMLSLASNASIVVLQPWLIWPPAVLIILTVLSFNLLGDGLRDALDPRSLGR
- the chlP gene encoding geranylgeranyl reductase, producing the protein MTLRVAVVGSGPAGSSAAETLAKAGIETYLFERKLDNAKPCGGAIPLCMVDEFDLPPEIIDRRVRKMKMISPSNREVNINIVKEDEYIGMCRREVLDGFLRDRAAKLGANLINATVHKLDIPTNNTSPYTIHYVDHTEGGSQGITKTLKVDLIIGADGANSRIAKEMDAGDYNYAIAFQERIRLPQDKMDYYNDLAEMYVGNDVSTDFYAWVFPKYDHVAVGTGTMQVNKASIKQLQAGIRARASEKLAGGKIIKVEAHPIPEHPRPRRVVGRIALVGDAAGYVTKSSGEGIYFAAKSGRMCAETIVEMSNSGATIPTEKDLKVYLKRWDKKYGLTYKVLDILQTVFYRSDATREAFVEMCDDLDVQKLTFDSYLYKTVVPANPFTQLKITAKTLGSLIRGNALAP